gatagattttcatccccgcccgcccctctgaaatcgtcccgccccgatttttttattttgcaaaatttacgatttccggattttgttcatttccgttaccggtaaccgtcaataatttcgtttcattcgaacttcctgtttataaaatttcggttttcatatttcttgtttcGAGTACTTTAAAACGATTATGTTGACAAAATCTGCTGCTCAATGATGACAGTATCATTTACGGAGAATATAGAAAGATTaccagaagggcatgaaatattcgggttacgagtattaaatacgctgtgtccaacgcaaatcgcggtatgtcacaaattggaaatttctttcatcagaaaattgtggatttatttaataatacatTGACTTTGTGTAAGCAAATTTGGGCTGTGAATGATTTCCAAAGTGCAAGAATCGTGGAACAAATTGGTAGAAAAaaaaagtcggcaaacatacaCATTGTGTACTAGAAAACCCTTAGATTTACCTAtggctattgtttttgtttaaaaacacaaaataccaTTTACAATGTAATTATATATGCGTCACTTCTTGTATAACTTATGAATCTTAAAAGCGCCAACTTTACTATTCCTGGCAACACTTGTTTGAGTGTTCATTTCATTCATAATACTTGTGCTGCATACCATTGCATTTGTATACGtttatggggactacaaaccaTCGCTTTGagagcaaaataaatttggaGTTGGTAGTCAAATGAATAGAGAATTTCTCCATGGTTTTACTGTTTGCTGAAAATATGCTTCTAAAGTAGCAATTGCATGTAGAACAGTCCGCGTTGCAAATCAGAGATGTTTATTCAAGAATTATGTAGGattctttatacatgtttaaacattTACATGGTATAAgctaaattttgtaattataacacttgcatatatatGAAGTTCACGCCACAAggtttcaaattgaataaaatttaaaaaataaaatcctcccacccgccccatttttttcaaaactttggatgaaaatctactaattaattttagttggccttattgCTGTTCTCTGCAtttgtgaatataaatgaaatattaaattttctattttttatagtGAAAAACAGAATATGGCAGTTGGTCAATTTTCTAAAGTAGGAAGGAAAAAGAAGGCAACAGATTCACCATATAAACCAAATGCTTCTGTTCTGGTAATTTATGAAATATTCATATCATTTAATTTCCCATACTTGGCAAACAAGATAAAAATTATGGTCCTACCAGTTTTTTTTCCATATACAAGGAAATGCCAAGCATAGCAAACATGACAGAAATTAAAAATatccaaattttaaaaatgagCAGGTTGTGGCTTGTACAACAGAAAGCATGcttgtttatctttttatattcCCATTCATATTCTAATGATATTCTGCTTAATCTCTTTCCAGTTGGCTATCacatttctatcatatttttttctcaataaatacTAGTCATAGCTTCTCGTTATGTAGCTCCAAGCTTTATTTGGTTATGAAATATTGTTTGACATATGTTAAGCTCTTTCGAAAAATAATTCACATACATGCAATTTTCATCAAAGTTTAACAAACAACATCCAGCTTTGGTATGATTAGTGAGGAAAAGCTCAGAGTACaatcctttgttttttttagattcaaCAAAACTCATTGATGATAAGTTGGTCTCCTTTCTTGaaagtatgttttgttttatgaacTCTTTTCCCTTCAGAAACAATATAGCATTTAAAAGCATAGCAATATATTTCTTGTTATTTAATTAAAGATCTATTGCTTTGACAGGCAGCATCCAAATACCTACAGTCCGAGGCAGAGAAATGGGAAGATGATTGCAATCCTATTGTTAAGGTTGCCAAGGAGATGTCTTCACAGATAAATAAGATGACAGGCTATATCAGAGGTGAAGGTCAAATTCAAGTAAGTAATCTTTTTATTATGTTGATTAGAATGGATGTGGAGTGAATGTGTATAACAGTACCAtaaaataagggagataactgtgAAGTGAACATGTATAACAGTTCCAtaaaataagggagataactgtgGAGTGAatatgtataacagtacaatagaATAAGGGAGATAAACATCCATTGAAtactgtgcatattgctgtgtgtttcttttttctacattgactagagatATAAGGGGAAAGTTTGGATCTCCCAAAATATCTCATCTCCAACTCCACTACATTTTATGCCTGTCTAAGGGCAGAAACCACTTGTCTTtaaagtcttgtatgtttttttaaatttttgttcattcttatgttttggagtttagtatgacgtccattttcattaAACTAGTTCACATTTTTAATTAGGTCCAGGTAAGGACCATCTCCTAGTGCAGCATTTTCTCGCTgccttgaagacccattggtggccttctacTGATATgtgctctttggtcggtttgttgtctctttgacatattccccatttccattctcaattttataattcttttGTTGCTTTTCTTCATCCATATATTTGTAAAGTTTAAGAATTCAGAAGTATAACACCACAAACTTTACTGCCATATTAAGGGGTGTGACACATATAAGGGGAAGCTTTGATAGGGagcttgataatttttttttatgcacttgTAGATAAGaatcttataaatgaaaatgaaatttgccttattgttttttttttttatcccaccTTCAATGAAAATCACGCAATGTGAGACATATGGATTACAATCCTGCAGTGACAAAGATGATACACAACTATTTGTACAGAGCTTCACAGTTTAGGGGTGTCTCCCAGATGcttcatacatgtatacagaagtgTTATGCTATGCAGTTTCTATTGGACATATGTTCATTATctttgaactcattttcatggttcagtgtctGCATAAAAAAAGTGaataggtatttttttcaatttttcaattgtaATGAGTAAAAGGATTTGGGTGGTTTGTTACACAAGTCTGTCAGGCAGGGTTCAGCTGACTTTGACCTGATTTTCTTGGTTTATTGGctaatttcatgttttcatgGATATGTATGTTTCTTGTATgctttaaggtgtaataccatcaAATAATGGTAAGTCACATCtggttgtacatgtatatgaaaataggttgaaaaaataaaatccctagaatttgacagttgtatgtAATTAGTCCTACATTTTATTGTAGTAAAACATTTCTATGTCATAAACacatgtcttgggtatttcaaagcaccattatttttttatttgggatttctatagaatattttgtaaacttgaggttacatggttactaaacaTTGTACACAGATTAAATAAGGgaagaaatttgattggttaacttccagtgatggatggttattttcttatttgcaatgaaatgttatgtgaatttttttttttatagtactgGACAGCATAAagctttactcatgccaagtatttctttattgaaacaaaaatgaattttgcacatttttagctcacctggcccaaagggcaaaatgagcttttctcatcacttggcatctgtcGTCTGTAGTcgttaattttaacaaaaatcttctcctctgaaactactgggccaaatttaaccaaacttggccacaatcatcattggggtatctagttcaaaaaatgtgtctgatgacctggcctaccaaccaagatggccaccatggctaaaaatagtacatagggggtgaaatgtagattttggcttatatctctgaaaccaaagcatttagagcaaatctgacattgggtgaaattgtttatcaggtcaagatttatttgccctgaaattttcagatgggtcgcaaacctgttgttgggttgctgcccttgaattggtaattttaaggaaattttgccgtttttggttattatcttgaatattattatagatagagataaactgtgaagagcaataatgttcagcaaagtaagatctacaaaaaagtcaacatgaccaaaacggTGATTTTTGTTTACTTAACATCTGAAACCtgattaaggatgtacttaggtgaggttaggtaaaacttaagaaattaagaaattaaaattgatacactAAGCTGGTAGaacatcaattaaggataaagataagctaaaaatattgataggtcatggacctccttttcgagatatttgagatttaaaatatggcgggaaaaggctgactcggacttttaccttatatttgcattggtataatttgggtctcaaaacaaaagaaagaaaattaagaatcttctaaaatttttgtaaatgacctttcatgagctattaagtcttatatgaaaaaataatagggtgttatggggcaaaatattttacagtgtatagtatggaaaaacaccaaggagtccgaatatttgacacaaattccaatacttcacctaagtacatccttaagttccataaacattttgtaatattatttataacaaaaatgctgttaaaatgtaaatactttattataaaaaaacatacaaaaataaatgtatcttttaaagaacatatatatatatatttatcgctattttgtgcatttttcctttgatttttttttgtgataattttcaaatcATGCTTATCGCTTGatatggaaaattatcgctagaaactaaggaggcatgtggcgttgctaacgaaattgacataaaatgtaaaatagcgataaacagattatcattggtcatctcaactcgattgcttttctcgctttcgccgtcccggctcaagcgagaaaatcaatctggTTGAGataatcaacgataatctataaatatgcCCTGGTGCCGTTATGTTTTTGGAATAAGTTTGTCTGCAATCTCTGCAAGAATGAACTTCATTGCATCATCTGGTTCTTCAGTTTTGTCATCAGATGATATAGAATACTGCATGTATTTCATGATATGTAGAAGATTTGAATGAAGtctttttaatgttttcataTCTATATCCTTCAGAAAATTAAGTATTCCTTTATCATTGCTAGCTATATCCACAGGTATTGATacagaaaatttagaaaaatcaaaatattttgaaaatgcgTATTGTAAAGAATGGTTTCCAAATGTAACTGGTATACATCCACTCATGATGGAATCGTAAAATGATTTTCTGGTCGGAGAATCTCCCGGTGGCTGTAAACAGAACACCGAACGATGCATCCACAAAACTAAATTTCTTTCAGTTTCCTCGTCACATTGCGCAACTTCAAAGAAAACCATTTCTGTGggcaaagttttatttttgtattcttcatatgatttatttgttttatgtttaaattgTTCCATGATTTTACATCTGAATTCATTTTGGCACACAAGTCCAGCAGGTAGAAATATGAACACGTCTCTCTGGTTTAAGCTTGGAATCGGTAGTGAATTGTTCGTCATGTTTCCTGGTACCCAGTGTATAAAAGAAGGGTATGGAACAACATTAATGGACTGGGCAGCAGTTTTCATGAACAAGTTATCAGATGGGGTTACTTCTCTTTCTATGGATAGAAATGTCATATTTTGGGCAATATTATACTGCAGATATGGGCAAAACTCGGAACACATTTCTCTGTGAATTTTACTGATTGTCGAGAAGTGAGGTTTTCCTTCTGTAAAATATTTTTGAGAAAGTAGAAATTCAGTTAAGTTCATGATTAATTGGTCACTTAAACTTGTGAAAtaatatttgttgaaaaatatacAATGTGTACCAACATATCCAGGAACGTAGAAAATGTCTGCTGAATCAGGATCTAATGTTCTGTAGGAACTTTTTAATAACTTATGGTGAATGATAACTTCCAGAGCAAACTGGTCGGTATTACGAACTGAGATCTCGTTATTTTCTCCTATGGAGAGCAGTTCATCTCCCATGCCATTATTTCTTAGCGACATACAGTTCTTTAATCCATAGTTTTGAACTGCATAATTGACAATGTCCTGATTCATGGAAGATGGTAGGTTATATATATAGAATTTGAATTGTTTGGATAGAATATCATCTAGATTTGTTGATATGTACAGGTCATCCATGAGAGTGGTTGTTtccctgaataaaaaaaaaggttgtttCATAAAATCATTAGAAGGGTGTActtctaaaggagtaggtccagtaagacccctttttggccccaaaatatagcagttttacaaaattattaaaatgtaaacttttagtcatttattggatagtagaaaggttctgctacataaatatgggctctttttgacaatacaatgcacatatattgagaactagcaccattaattcatgctaaattactgaaatcttcacaattccagcattttagttaaattttagacggtttccgtgtaaaacgaaagtggccccattcgtgttcatccaaaatattgaaatggaagttgtatttgatgataatacataacatatataaagattgaggatgaacacggatgcggccactttcgtttttgacaaaaaccatctgaaaagtgacattttttcgcatatttggtagatttctcatatttgagcctgaatcggatcgtttttaatgactaaataagttaaaatctttcacataaattaattgcatcatatgaaatagacacttaagtgtttaaaaagtggtcaaaatctttcgtcagatgaaactgaaatttgaggccaaaatcggtccttaccggacctccTCCTTTGTTTTATTGGGTGAAATGTCATAGAAATTGTACAATATTATACTGTAGCAAATGGAAATTGTAAGAATAGAATTTAAAATGAtggagaaaatatatttattgtaaagaagttggattattttatattatagcgtttttgtgcatttttcctttgatctttttttgtgataatttttcatatcatgctactcgtttgagatggaaaattatagCTAGAAACTAAGAAGGCATGTGGCATaactaatgaaattgacatgaaatagGCAACGTCGTCATATGTTAATTtgatagcgataaacagattatcattggtcatctcaactcgattgctttctCACTTTCACCATACCGGATCAAGCGAGAgtcaatcttgttgagatgatcaacaataatctataaatattgaattttgattATGAATGTTGAAGCATGTAATAGCATTTTATATTCACGCATATATATTACAGTGGATATGTAAATATTTAAGAGACTTTGTAAAATTACTTGCAGTTTTAGTGAATGTATAAATGGAAATCAGACCTCTTACTAATATTTACATATAACATAATTTCTTCAAGACATTTACCATATTTGGTCAGAATAAAGTATGCGTTTGTCTATGATATGCACACCCTctccatccccccccccccaaaaaaaaaatagtataaaaagTCTTAGTTCACTGTGGAAAGCCTTTGATAGGGAacttataaaacatgtttttttatcttcaattcagtcttaaaaaaaaaattaaatataaaattgtttgttCAATAAATCTTTCTTGTAATATAgttatgaaaaaaagttaaatgagTGTCTAATATCAAGTATATTGGTGCAGTTATCTGTTGTccttatcattattttatttttaaacaagaaataacTTCTATGCAGAATATAAAGCATCTTACTTTAagtttttaactttaattgtGTTATATTTACCTATGCAAGGATTGTCTCATTTTCAGAGAGCTGGTATTATATAAATGTTTGGTCGCTAGAAAAAGAGTGTAGcactaaattaaaataatataaaggactgatttattattttatgtaaattatGATTCTGTAAAGCAAATTTCTTAAATATTTCTTGAATTTAAGAAATCTGTGTTCAAAATAAgagatgtttttgtttgtttttgttgcacttcaatgtttctgttgttcccttgttttcctcttatagttgaacTGTTTCCTtcaattttagtttgtttccgggatttgtttttgcttaacCGATTTAGGACTACTAAACAgcagtatattactgttgcctttatttataaattcaGTAATGAACTATGTGATAAGAAAAATACTGAAATATCAAGGACTTTATAAAATcacttattttacaaaaaaatcattgtaaCATAAATATAAGGATTTCATACAGCTTACacaaaattatttgtataaaacaaaaatataaatatacattgtaaaaaCTCATAATagctcaaattataaaaaaaataattgtgtgtTAAAAGAATATAAACTTCTATCAGTAATATtaagaaaacattattttttctcCTGAAGTTTGATTAATAATGAAtggataaaataaataaataaacacaagAAATAACAAAAGAGTATACTTACGATAAAACATTCAGTATCAAAACAATAGATACTCCAGTAATACCGATAACTAATTTATGCATGTCTGTATTGCAGAAAAATATAGTTTAGAATGCCacaaatatttcttatttttctttatcAAGTCATTCGTAAAGATTTTAGCTTAACCTTGGTTGGTTCACAgttagttttcaaatatttattcatattcattTACAAGGCattaaacaatttacaataaaacaagGATTGGTTAAATTAAGTAGAAAATAACAATTGTTTATGAAGCAAAAAATCCCTTGATGATACGGTGTGCAGTTTTTATAGAATATAATGTACATATGTTCAGTTTACTTGTGAGGGAACAGCTTGGATTTCATTAAACTGTACTTAGAGTAAACAGATTAGTATTAAATAAGGTTCAATGACTTCGAGTTACTTATATTACTTTGTCTGGGTCTATATTCGGAACAGGAAGAAcacatttgataaacaatattgatgttgtcttttttttatttacatttaaaaaaaattaatttttaatttttattttatttatcatgttttaaaaaaGGGGACAGTGATTTCTAGAAGAGGTACCGGGACTTCAACCTCATATTGGTCCCcaagaaaaaaagtgtttataaatccatcagcatttttgtgatttttacaaCAATGTTGGAatgggtttttgtttttgtacatattttcatatttttaatgcTGAAACAACATTATttctgtatgtttttttatgtcaCTTATTTGATTTTTCCCCAATATTTTGTACTACAGACAAGGCCataactacccttgaggcaagtgaggcaattgcctcactaaaatttcgacactgattaattttttttgtacatatatataaatataatagtcatttgttgttctgtctcaaccttattttctataacttgtcatcattccttttgaactattcttcctggatataactcagcatctcaacgggtgatgtttctcgataactttaacctagtaacgataatcatcatggatctctagttaaaaacaggctcttgcagaaaaaggaaaagcgacactgaaggtaaagaagaaataattctagtaaactagtttttttgtgaacagagtctgagtattgcttataacttcattagaacaattaaaaaaacgttaagtagactgacaaataaagtactggtcttcggaagggggcagtcctgtctgcgtattcatttctccgtttcaccaacttttgacaaatcaagtactgggcatcgcaagggggcagtcctgtctcgcggcgtattcatttcacgaactttaaactttctctttacagataaatgaaatataaataatatgaaacatgaatgcatgtttttatccatgtttctttaaccttaaaaattgaaagaatatcccaaATTCCAAtatgatattattgaggaatggtagaacctttaacacaggattttgtctttacttattcgggactacggaatttcgtttctttatattcagggtttcggaatcggacacccccaaaccttaacccctaaatttatagattctggaactaaaataccaccaactatttccagaaataatttgaaattacggaactacatgtacaaacgtcaaaaactccattccaattcccctgtacccatatatacttactctatagatagaatcatatacatgtatcttatctcattctatccctagtttgtctactctttgttagcataaaagcgagtttaatattttgtaactgcgacagtatgatggtgcttacaggaaagcttaattcccttttgcaaacaaaactgtaactaccgatgctgctaccgaattgctgatggagaaggaattggaagaagacattgatcattgtgttgatgatactgtgctacctttagaaacacagactgccctgaaacaaccgaaaacttggaaaagagcatgcatgagtggcgagagattgtgcggtcttgtcatgctccatgttcatcgcgataaggatagcagtagaccaaattatgattctgaaacgattagactgaaccggccatagaaaaatttggaaaactctactgaatcgatgtttgttctatgttctgacagcagactcaaatcagttaTATTTGGATGATGATTATCTTACatgtaaatttaaataaagttgttaaaa
The window above is part of the Mytilus galloprovincialis chromosome 4, xbMytGall1.hap1.1, whole genome shotgun sequence genome. Proteins encoded here:
- the LOC143070734 gene encoding uncharacterized protein LOC143070734 codes for the protein MKQPFFLFRETTTLMDDLYISTNLDDILSKQFKFYIYNLPSSMNQDIVNYAVQNYGLKNCMSLRNNGMGDELLSIGENNEISVRNTDQFALEVIIHHKLLKSSYRTLDPDSADIFYVPGYVGTHCIFFNKYYFTSLSDQLIMNLTEFLLSQKYFTEGKPHFSTISKIHREMCSEFCPYLQYNIAQNMTFLSIEREVTPSDNLFMKTAAQSINVVPYPSFIHWVPGNMTNNSLPIPSLNQRDVFIFLPAGLVCQNEFRCKIMEQFKHKTNKSYEEYKNKTLPTEMVFFEVAQCDEETERNLVLWMHRSVFCLQPPGDSPTRKSFYDSIMSGCIPVTFGNHSLQYAFSKYFDFSKFSVSIPVDIASNDKGILNFLKDIDMKTLKRLHSNLLHIMKYMQYSISSDDKTEEPDDAMKFILAEIADKLIPKT